The Amia ocellicauda isolate fAmiCal2 chromosome 16, fAmiCal2.hap1, whole genome shotgun sequence nucleotide sequence tgtacaggcccgtctgaagtttgccaatgaacatctgaatgattcagaggagaactgggtgaaatcaagctctttagcatcaactcaactcgccgtgtttggaggaggaggaatgaccccaagaacaccatccccactgtcaaacatggaggtggaaacattatgctttgggggtgtttttctgctaaggggacaggacaactgcaccgcatcaaagggacgatggacggggccttgtaccgtcaaatcttgggtgagaacctccttccctcagccagggcattgaaaatgggttgtggatgggtattccagcatgacaatgacccaaaacacacagccaaggcaacaaagtagtggctcaagaagaagcacattaaggtcctggagtggcctagccagtctccagaccttaatcccatagaaaatctgtggagggagctgaaggttcgagttgccaaacgtcagcctcgaaaccttaatgacttggagaggatctgcaaagaggagtgggacaaaatccctcctgagatgtgtgcaaacctggtggccaactacaagaaacgtctgacctctgtgattgccaacaaggactttgccaccaagtactaagtcgaaggggtcaaatacttatttccctcactaacatgcaaatcaatttataacatttttgaaatgcgtttttctggattgttttgttgttattctgtctctcactgttaaaatacacctaccattaaaattatagactgatcatttctttgtcagtgggcaaacatacaaaatcagcaggggatcaaatacttttttccctcactgtacatcattGAAAGTTGAAAAATTACGAATCATGTGGTTCtgttttaatatgattaatatatGCACACTCATTATTTCACACTGAGAATTTAGATCACAATTGCAGTAGCAGCACTGTTAGTTGAGCAATCTGTTCTTTCATTAATTTTGAATGGGCTTTCTttgcaaaatgtttaattagACCGTGTTCATGTACATAATTTCCTTCTGACCtatttttgaatttgaaaaaacattttgaaacatgaAACATGTTATACACCATTTTCTGAAGAGGTGTTTCTATTTGTATGGTAAAACAGTCCTCAAAAATAGGctttatagtgtttttctgcatgaAAAATAAGAATCTTCTGATAGATGCATGTTTTAGGGACTTAAAAACATCATCAAATGGCCAATGTTGTTGGGCAATTCTGCTGTCAACAGTTTCCTTTGAAAGAACACTTGTTACTTTGAGAAATGCAATCCTGAAGGTAGGTTTGATATACAAGCTCATCGTAACTACTTAATATTAAGTGACAGCTAAAGGTGTGAGGGAAGGGACTTTTGTTCTTGCACTCTGAAGATTTATTTGTACTGCATGCTGAAAAAAAGAGAGCTATTTTCTTGATAAATTGCCACATCTATATTGTCTACTGTTACTGGTGCCCCAAGACTGTTAATTTACTCTTCAAAACTAGTATATCCCTCTGCTTTTAAGGAGTGAgttgttgtttaaatgtaacGGTAATTCACAATCCTTGTCTGTGAGAATTAAATGAAGCCAGTGATTTAAAGGGAAACTGGCACAGTTCCTAAAATTGTGGTTTTATGTGTCTTTACCTGTTGCTgtagtgtataagtaagatgtatACCACTCTCCCAGATTgattctatcatataagcatTTATTCTCAGGATTGAACCATGAGTAAATATGACTAATAATAGGCTTGATGCACACTTTCTATTAGAGCTCAAAAGTAATATTTGACTCACAGAACTTTAGCTGTAAGTATTTCTTTAGGATGTCATATGGCAACATAAATAAGTTGTTTTACTGTGTAGGTTTTCTGCTGTCCTCATTCTGTCAGTCGCTTGACTCCCAGATCCACAGATAATGCAGGGAGACTGAATAACCTCAGAGTTGGAGCTAGTGCTAGTGTTCAGCACTTCTCAGTTGCTTTACTCTGAAAAAGACCCACTGGCTCCAAATATGGTTCTTTTGTGCCATTACTCCAGATACAGCGTATTTATCAGGAAGCACTGCTGGTGTGATCTATTTAATTTTCTTCCTTGTTTTTGGTAATCAAAAATTGCTTGGACTAAGGCATATACCAATagtttaaataatgcattatttcCCCCTCATCTCTCTCTGAGTAATATGTCAGCTTTAAATGTAGCTTAAACTTAAATGCTGTTTCATGCTACAAAATTGAATGCTACTTTTTCATAATATTTAAGCACATTGTCCATCTGTCAGTTTCTGTGAGTTTTAATGGCAGACTGTTCTCTTTCCATTCATAGCTGTAAGACGAAGGTTTACCCTGACGGTCTCCCAAACACAAGTGTTGTCATCGTGTTTCACAACGAGGCGTGGAGCACCCTGCTTCGGACCGTCCACAGCGTGATCAACAGATCTCCTCGCCATCTACTTCTCGAGATCTTGCTGGTTGACGATGCCAGTGAAAGAGGTACAGTCTATTCTAAGACAACATTTGGTAAATCTGCacttattttttgcttttaaaatgtgtttcaaaTTAGGAGCATGATTTCATctgaattaaaaattaaaattaaaattaaaaagacaaCTTGGGCACTGGTTATTGGAGTCGCATTTTAGTCTCGTGGAactatgtttgttttgtttagaaaaTGATAAAGCTATCTGCAGGCTACAAGATCCTCTCAAGCATGTTAACTATAATGTGTCTCTATGAGTTGGGCCATACCTTGAACCCCAGCTGACCTCAGGTTCATCAACACTGACCTAAAGCTATTCAACTTTGCTGTAatgataaatgtttgttttatatctTGCATAAATATCTGTTATGaacttaactttttttttctctccagatTTCTTAAAGGAACGTCTGGAAAATTACGTTCGCGGTTTGGAGGTCCCAGTGAGAATCCTGAGAATGGGTCAGAGATCTGGGCTGATCCGTGCAAGACTCCGAGGGGCGGCCGCTACGAAAGGCCAGGTCATCACCTTCCTCGATGCACACTGCGAGTGCACACTGGGCTGGCTGGAGCCGCTATTGGCCAGAATTAAAGAAGACAGGTAATTAATAatacacatattttttaaagaaacccaATGATAGCCATGCTTCTGTAAATGTCTCTTGTGAAATCCTGAGTGTATTTTTTCAAAAGGTAATATGTAGTTGTaagtcatacagtgagggaaaaaagtatttgatcccctgctgattttgtacgtttgcccactttaatggtaggtgtattttaacagtgagagacagaataacaacaaaacaatccagaaaaacgcatttcaaaaaagttataaattgatttgcatgttaatgagggaaataagtatttgatcccctatcaatcagcaagatttctggctcccaggtgtctgttatacaggtaacgagctgagattaggagcactctcttaaagggagtgctcctaatctcagctcgttacctgtataaaagacacctgtccacagaagcaatcaatcaatcagattccaaactctccaccatgaccaagaccaaagagctgtccaaggatgtcagggacaagattgtagacctacacaaggctggaatgggctacaagaccatcgccaagcagcttggtgagaaggtgacaacagttggtgcgattattcgcaaatggaagaaacacaaaataactgtcagtctccctcggtctggggctccatgcaagatctcacctcgtggagtttcaatgatcatgagaacggtgaggaatcagcccagaactacacaggaggatcttgttaatgatctcaaggcagctgggactatagtcaccaagaaaacaattggtaacacactacgccgtgaaggactgaaatcctgcagcgcccgcaaggtccccctgctcaagaaagcacatgtacaggcccgtctgaagtttgccaatgaacatctgaatgattcagaggagaactgggtgaaagtgttgtggtcagatgagaccaaaatcaagctctttggcatcaactcaacttgccgtgtttggaggaggaggaatgaccccaagaacaccatccccaccgtcaaacatggaggtggaaacattatgctttgggggtgtttttctgctaaggggacaggacaactgcaccgcatcaaagggacgatggacggggccaggGCATTGAatgcatgacaatgacccaaaacacacagccaaggcaacaaaggagtggctcaagaagaagcacattaaggtcctggagtggcctagccagtctccagaccttaatcccatagaaaatctgtggagggagctgaaggttcgagttgccaaacatcagcctcgaaaccttaatgactaggagaggatctgcaaagaggagtgggacaaaatccctcctgagatgtgtgcaaacctggtggccaactacaagaaacgtctgacctctgtgattgccaacaagggttttgccaccaagtactaagtcgaaggggtcaaatacttatttccctcattaacatgcaaatcaatgtataacttttttgaaatgcgtttttctggatttttttgttgttattctgtctctcactgttaaaatacacctaccattaaaattatagactgatcatttctttgtcagtgggcaaacgtacaaaatcagcaggggatcaaatacttttttccctcactgtatatgacaTCATTTTCAAGGTTACTGTCCTCAACAATGTATGACACTGAATTATATCATGTAGTTATCATGAGCAACAAATTACATTGTAGGCAAACGTCTATATATATAGGATTTAAGGTCATCTTCCCTTGCTCTGAATTAatttaacaatacattaattaaagggAGAGCTCTTCTTTTCCTTTTGGCAGCTGTCCATTATGAAGGTGGAAAAAGTGATTGTTAGGGGCAGGGGTAAAATGAAAAGTGTACGCTATCCGTTCACTAATTGATTTCCCTGTAGCCTTTAATCAATACTAACATGCAGAGTGGTGTTTGTATTTTGCTCATTATTAGGAGTACAATTACTGCTCCTCCCAGAAACTGCATCCTCAGCatcaagttatttttatttcttctttatttaaaaaaaacaacttaaaatTAAACCTTTATTCCAAGTACATCTGATGAAGTGTTACTGGCTTTGCACTATCAGCAGTTTAAGTTTAACTAGTATTTAATATAGCGCTTATGAGGAAAATAAGAGAGAcctagtttgtttgtttctatgaAAGCCTTGCTATCTTAATGTTTATGTTACTATGTTTATTTCTTATAAGACCATACACAGGAATGTCCATTCACAGAGTATGTGATCGGGATTGAAAACAAATCCTGATGTTCTTCATGAAGATTTTGGCATTTTCATTGTTTATAATGCATGTCTTTTCCACTAAGTTGAAACTCTGTTCCACAGGAAAACGGTAGTTTGTCCCATTATTGACGTCATTAGTGATGACACATTTGAATACATGGCTGGATCGGATATGACATATGGGGGCTTCAACTGGAAGCTGAATTTCCGATGGTATCCTGTtccacagagagagatggacagacgGAAAGGGGACAGAACACTACCTGTCAGGCAAGTAGCAGGGAACTACAGAATGAAAAACTGATTAGCTAAATATACTTCAATAAGAGACACATACGAGCCATTTTAACACAATTTtcaaaaaaaaagcaagaagaACCATTCAATAAATTACTTTAACCTTAataaagtgtgtttattttaatgtagaaAATGACCTTGAGACATTTTTCATACCAGTGTTCTGAATCAGATTTCCTGACTCAATTTTTACTTATTCTTTAGGACACATACACCAAAACTGTATGGTTTATGCCTATTTGTAATTATCTACCTTTGGCTCGTCTTCTGTTGATATCGTGGGGAGTTTACTTTGATTTATTCCAGCAAATATGCCTGGAAGCAAATGTCCCAATCTCCTGAAATCAGGTTCGTTTGTGAAAAAGTGGCTTTGTTCTTCAAAGGGTTTAATGTTACTTACTTCATCTTTTGTTTGTTCCCCCTTCCTTCATTTAGGACCCCTACAATGGCTGGAGGCTTATTCTCAATTGACAGAAATTATTTTGAAGAAATCGGAACATATGACCCAGGAATGGACATTTGGGGTGGAGAGAACCTAGAAATGTCTTTTAGGGTAAACCTTGTTTGAGTGCTCAGATGTTTAGTTAACTTGAAGattaaattgtattgtaatgtttattGTACTGTCCCACAATGTACTTGCAATCATCTACTTTCCTGAAATATTAGCAAAATTAATTAGCAAGGTCAATAAGAAAAGCGTAGCATAAACCTTTAAAGAACAATAACCAAAATGCACATTATAGGATATGCAGAAACAAAGGGAGTAACTACACCGTTGTGATtcatactactaatactacaaaTCAGACTGGTTTATTCTAAATTGCTGTTAAGCTCAACATCTTCCTCAAGCTTATACAGAAAAGAATACATATAtagtaatttattattttaatatttctctGCCCCAGTATTGCTTGATTAATTGGGATTGTAGATAATGCACAGGAAGCAAAAAAAATCAACCTCAAACAACTAGGGTTActagtgactctgtaacaacaaccaaaaaagtatatattatcAAAGGTAACTATTTATACTTCTATATTTGGCAGATTTGGCAGTGCGGAGGCTCCTTGGAGATCGTTACGTGTTCTCATGTCGGCCATGTTTTCCGCAAAGCGACCCCATACAGCTTCCCTGGAGGCACTGGCCAAGTCATCAACAAGAACAATCGTCGGCTGGCAGAGGTCTGGATGGATGAATTTAAAGATTTCTTCTACATCATATCACCAGGTATGCTTGTAAATATGTTTAATGTACCTGAGATTACATACTCgatttacttttaaatgttcagcagatatatttttttaattatctacAGAGCATAGAGGAGAAACAACATGGGTCAATGGCTGGGTGTACATGCCAGTCCAAAAAATATTCgattgggtcaaagttttgtggtcagaactgttatacagtgcatccggaaagtattcacagcgcttcactttttccacattttgttatgttacagccttattccaaaatggattaaattcattattttcctaaaaattctacaaacaataccccataatgatgacgtgaaagaagtttgtttgaaatctttgcaaatttaaaataaaataaaataaaaaaaagcacatgtacatacgTATTCACAGCCTTCTGTAGTCACATTATACTGTTCGAAGTGCATATGCATGACAGTTGAGTGCTGTAAAAGAGTCGTATACAAAGCATCCACTAAACTGTTAACTTTACTCGGTTCCCATTATCTTTCTTGTGTTGTGTAATTAAACACAACACTCACAATGTGTCATGCATTTCTGAGCAATAGCCTCTAGCTAGTGTAATTGTCATTAAGAAAATTACCCTAATTCAGATTGGCTTATGAAGATGTGTAATGGTTGATCTCACTAAatataatgaaaagtaaaatgatACACATTTGATGAGGAACTTCATTATGTCATTAATGTTTTAAGACATTGAAAGCAGGTCTTAAAGTCAGCCACCAATTAGTTCACTTCATTAGTTCATATGAtggtgcttccaccaaatacCAAATCTCAATTAAGTCATGTATAAATACTACAGCGACAGGGCAATAAAGAAGGTGTGGGATTTAACCTAAGGCAGTAGTGGTGTAGCTTACTTTTGGCTTCTGTTTTGCCCTGTTGCTGTTGGATTTTGATCATACACCACAGAAAATTCACAAATTGTGCTCCACTTGTTTGATGCTCTTTCATTGGGCAGTGTGTGATGCCAACTCtagggatttgtttttcttcctcccGAGAGATGCACCAGTCACATAAGGCAGTGTGTTCGAGGCTAAGTAAACTGAGGTCTTGGCTCAAAAACAATTGAGTATTTGTCTGTTCCATGGGTCTGTTAACCAAGGTTAAGAGAAACAAGATAGTAGAAGAAACCAATATATATCGCATTTCATATTTTAAGGATGTTTGTTGTCCTAAGGTCAGCAACTGCCATCCACAGGCCAATTATAGTAACTACATCAACTACACAATAGAATCAAATTCGATATTCCATTCGTGCTCTTTTTTAaagaatattattttattttattttcctgtgaaATTGACCTTTGCCTTTTTACATTTCTCTGGCAAATATTGTAAAAGTCCTTTTCAAAACATTCACTGAATAGTTTAGCATTGAATCGCACAACTTTGAAAACCAATTGATTGGTTTTACCATTTGAAAAACGTAGGTACTCGATTACAgttaataatgataaataaactaataataaactAAGATTGTAAATCAttcaagagaaaaaaataaatatattttatatacatacactgaaAGAGTTGTCTTATTCATGCCTAGCTTCTATATGTGCTTTATTGTATACAGTATGTCTGCTGTCGCTTTGCTGGGTTTGCTTTCATAATGGTTCATACAAAGATTTATTTAACTGCAATGCGCTTTGTATCTAATGCAATGTTTGAGAATTTGCTAAGCCttgatacaaaaaaatgttgttACTGATATATAAGTGTTTGGAATCATAATGCTGCAAAATGACATTTATAACATTGGTGTGTCTTGCACAGTTTCACCTtgcttattattgtattgtgtgcACTGAATAcagctcaaatgtaatgttTGCTGGGTCCAAAAGTGTCAgtgtaaagaaaaacacacagttgaAAAGATTTTGGTTTACCACAAAGGAAACTGACAGCATCTGTAATCAAACTAATGTGGAAAAGTCTCTGAGGCCTATGATCTCATAATGATACAATAACAGATTGCTAAGCCTGATGTATCCCATTGTAGCGAAGTCTGTTCAAACACAACCTCAGAAATGTCAATGaatttgtgatttttatttattaattacatcgtattttattcaatatatttaaaaaaatatgaagctGCAGAAAAGAGTATTGAAATCCAAAATGGAATTCTGATGTTTCATTTGTTAGATatctgatttatatatatatatatatatataaataatacaatctgTGAGAATACCTTTAAACATCATAAATTAGTCTATGCCACATGCCTGGCAGTGGTAAGTGACAGGTATTTGGTCGACAtcagtttattttcaaaatcaaaatgatGTGCATGCCATTGACAAAAGGTTAATCAAAGTGAAGCAAGCTTGAAACATCaaagagaaaaatgaaaatgccaGCTCCTCATACTGAATGGCATTTGATTTTTAACAAGTGATTAGTGAGTTAAAAAAGTAATGATTCATATACCTTCAGAACAAAATCTAtacttttatacatttatttcatgAACTGTTTGAATCAATGAATTGATTGATTAAACTTTCATGTTTCATTCAATTACCCAGGTAACTTAACTATTTATACAAGGAAACTCTTATCTTTTGATCAGAGGGGTCCATCTGGTGGTTGTATTAGGCAGTGCCGATAAGTCATACTTTATTCTGCACTATTGCgcttaaaaaaaatcatgaatgCAGAATGTGTCCTGGTCTTGGTCTCTCGAGTATTTTTTTTGTCAGATGCAGTGCAATGAAAGCACTGATGTCTTCATCCATTACATGAGGAAATGCTTTGCTGTGTTCAAAACGTGGTCTGCTGTGGACAGTGTAGGGATCCAGCCTCAAATAGACCAGTCATTTAATtgtgtgatttgtgtgtgtattggtgGCTTTGCATGATCCTGTAATAGCTTTTTGAAGTCAACATGGAAGGCATCATGTTCAATTATTCAAAAAATGATTCATAAAAACTTTCTTCACAGTCCACAGTATTACTGGTTTCAAAGGAGCCCATATGAAGCGTACATTATTACAATTTCATTACAAATTATTCACATTTTGATTAGggaattgtatttgtatagttTCTCACATTAGATTGACTTTAACAGTACATTTTAATGATTATGTCAATGTTTACTTTATTGTTCATATAGTGTATTGCAATTTTGGTTAAGGAatacagtttaatttaaaacgtTCTCAATATTTTTGAACAGGAGTGGTCAAGGTGGAGTATGGGGATGTATCGTCTCGCAAAGCATTAAGGGAAGCCCTGAGGTGTCAGCCTTTCTCATGGTATCTGGAAAATATCTATCCAGATTCTCAAATCCCAAGAAGATACTACTCGCTTGGTGAAGTATGAAGTCTTTAACATACTACTGAGTTTTAATTGGAAAACTTTATTACTGTCTAAAATGTAAGCTATTGCACTACAGGTAATTATAAAAATGAGTATTTTATGGAAGATTGTTCATCACAAACTACAGAGTAGCCTACTGGCTCTATGAAATTATAGATTAAAATAACACCATTAAGAATGTTCATTTGACGACGTTCGGAGGTGATGAAAATCTAGCTTGCTGTACTAAAACTGTTCTGTTCAAATTAAGCAATGAgggtgttttctttcaaatgaagagcatgttttatgatttgtgaTTGTGTATGTTCCAActgaaatgcttattttctctCGTGACATTTAGATCAGAAATGTGGAAACAAATCAGTGCATGGACAACATGGGACGcaaggaaaatgaaaaagtcGGCTTCTTTAACTGTCACGGGATGGGGGGCAATCAGGTAAGGATGTGTGTAGCATTCAGTTTATACTATATGTGCTGCTGAGAATGTCCTGAGGTTGTTGCAGACAGTTGCTGGTGTGTTCTAAATAAAGACAACAAACTAAAGAGCATATCATTAGAAATAATAGctttattttgtgtgaaaaaACCCCCTGAACAAAACTAAATTTGTAGGCTGTATATATTTACTCCACTGTGCTACAACTATGTCCCATGATAAAGAGAGGCTTATGTCAAGCAagtgttgtgtatatatttgtcaGTCAGTAAACCCTTAAGGACAAGTGACAGAGATTAACTCTTTTGGCATT carries:
- the galnt13 gene encoding polypeptide N-acetylgalactosaminyltransferase 13 — protein: MRRFVYCKVVLATSLVWVLVDVFLLLYFSECNKCDDKKERSLLPALRAVISRTHEGPGEMGRPVIIPKDDQEKMKELFKINQFNLMASDMIALNRSLPDVRLDGCKTKVYPDGLPNTSVVIVFHNEAWSTLLRTVHSVINRSPRHLLLEILLVDDASERDFLKERLENYVRGLEVPVRILRMGQRSGLIRARLRGAAATKGQVITFLDAHCECTLGWLEPLLARIKEDRKTVVCPIIDVISDDTFEYMAGSDMTYGGFNWKLNFRWYPVPQREMDRRKGDRTLPVRTPTMAGGLFSIDRNYFEEIGTYDPGMDIWGGENLEMSFRIWQCGGSLEIVTCSHVGHVFRKATPYSFPGGTGQVINKNNRRLAEVWMDEFKDFFYIISPGVVKVEYGDVSSRKALREALRCQPFSWYLENIYPDSQIPRRYYSLGEIRNVETNQCMDNMGRKENEKVGFFNCHGMGGNQVFSYTADKEIRTDDLCLDVSRLNGPVVMLKCHHMRGNQLFEYDAERMTLQHVNSNQCLDMPSEEDKMVPTLRDCSGSRSQQWLLRNMTLSA